The Corylus avellana chromosome ca8, CavTom2PMs-1.0 genome has a segment encoding these proteins:
- the LOC132190825 gene encoding LOW QUALITY PROTEIN: blue copper protein 1b-like (The sequence of the model RefSeq protein was modified relative to this genomic sequence to represent the inferred CDS: substituted 2 bases at 2 genomic stop codons) has protein sequence MASSQYFFILAIVAILVPSILATEFVVGDDKGWTINFDYQAWAQGKEFHVGDTLVFKYKEGVHNVLKVYGTGFQQCVAPLGIEALISGNDVITLATSGRKWYICGVAKHCENGNXKLAITVLPXIVSPAPSPISAAKECVKPIYCGWMMVVLGILAMVMV, from the exons ATGGCATCTTCCCAGTATTTCTTCATCCTTGCAATCGTAGCAATTCTTGTCCCTTCAATTTTGGCCACAGAATTTGTGGTTGGTGATGACAAGGGTTGGACTATTAACTTTGACTACCAAGCTTGGGCTCAAGGAAAGGAGTTTCATGTCGGTGACACTCTTG TTTTCAAGTATAAAGAGGGAGTTCATAATGTTCTTAAAGTCTATGGAACTGGCTtccaacaatgtgttgcacCATTGGGAATTGAGGCCCTGATTAGTGGAAATGATGTGATTACACTAGCAACCTCGGGAAGAAAATGGTATATTTGTGGTGTTGCCAAACATTGTGAGAATGGAAACTAAAAACTTGCCATAACAGTGTTGCCTTAGATAGTGTCTCCAGCACCTTCTCCTATTTCAGCAGCCAAGGAATGCGTTAAACCTATATATTGTGGGTGGATGATGGTTGTTTTAGGCATCCTTGCCATGGTCATGGTTTAA